One window of the Leishmania mexicana MHOM/GT/2001/U1103 complete genome, chromosome 11 genome contains the following:
- a CDS encoding anion-transporting ATPase-like protein — MDPTLTDLLHANLEWIFVGGKGGVGKTTTSCALATLFATTPISDAASPGGTRPRRVLLISTDPAHNLSDAFNQRFGPHPTPVNGLEESLAAMEVDPKNFTHGALMSSLTGTKSDGSASSLTEEAEADAAQDTTSFARIGTVLKEAARTMPGIDEISVFAEILHYVRTLSYDLLIFDTAPTGHTLRLLALPQTLNSTFDKLMSLEGLAPMIEAASHLIGSNLGALGGACGDTAGSCEQATAAPSLSSAAPGAGSAAAASSQSSWCITADEVRSTALHWRQTMEEVQTRFNDPNRTSFVCVCIAEFLSVYETERLVQELMKYNIGCDSIVVNQLVLKPSSEPPCRMCSARQKIQAKYLEQIGLLYEDFHVVRMPLLSDEVRGVPALKKFARFLQEPYDPDKHGYIDVQEPC, encoded by the coding sequence ATGGACCCGACTCTGACGGATCTGCTGCACGCCAATCTGGAGTGGATCTTTGTCGGCGGCAAGGGCGGCGTGGGGAAAACGACCACGTCTTGTGCGTTGGCTACCTTGTTTGCCACGACGCCAATCAGCGATGCCGCGTCGCCAGGAGGCACGCGCCCGCGACGGGTGCTGCTGATCTCGACGGATCCTGCGCACAACCTCAGTGACGCCTTCAACCAGCGCTTCGGCCCACATCCGACACCGGTGAACGGGCTGGAGGAATCCTTGGCTGCCATGGAGGTGGATCCGAAGAACTTCACCCACGGTGCATTGATGAGCTCCCTGACAGGAACGAAGAGCGACGGCAGTGCTTCGTCCTTGACCGAGGAAGCGGAGGCAGACGCCGCCCAGGACACCACAAGCTTTGCTCGTATCGGTACAGTTCTCAAGGAAGCGGCGCGCACCATGCCCGGCATCGACGAGATCTCTGTGTTTGCAGAAATTCTGCACTACGTCCGCACGCTGTCCTACGACCTGCTCATCTTCGACACCGCGCCGACGGGCCACACGCTGCGCCTGCTTGCATTGCCGCAGACGCTGAACAGTACCTTCGACAAGCTGATGAGCCTGGAGGGCTTGGCGCCGATGATAGAGGCTGCCTCGCACCTTATCGGCTCCAACCTCGGCGCTCTTGGTGGTGCTTGTGGTGACACCGCGGGCTCCTGCGAGCAAGCAACAGCTGCGCCTTCGCTGTCGAGCGCAGCTCCCGGCGCCGgctcggcggctgcggcttcGTCACAGAGCAGCTGGTGCATCACCGCAGACGAGGTCCGCTCGACAGCGCTTCATTGGCGTCAGacgatggaggaggtgcagacCCGCTTCAATGACCCGAACCGCACCAGCTTCGTCTGTGTCTGCATTGCCGAGTTTTTGAGCGTTTACGAGACAGAGCGGCTTGTGCAGGAGCTCATGAAGTACAACATCGGCTGCGACAGCATTGTGGTGAACCAGCTCGTGCTGAAGCCGTCGTCAGAGCCACCGTGTCGCATGTGCTCGGCTCGACAGAAGATCCAGGCGAAGTACCTTGAGCAGATTGGCCTCCTGTACGAGGACTTCCACGTCGTGAGGATGCCCCTGCTCAGCGACGAGGTGCGCGGCGTCCCGGCGCTGAAGAAGTTTGCGCGCTTCTTGCAGGAGCCGTACGATCCGGACAAGCATGGGTACATCGATGTGCAGGAGCCTTGCTAA
- a CDS encoding putative 40S ribosomal protein S21 — translation MATIGMFNEEGENVDLYIPRKCHATNTLIEAHDHAAVQISIANVGPNGVINGTTTTLCIAGYLRSQGESDHAINHITIDRGIMRIKTGKPKRVSKSKSKKPTAGAAGQKGARPPAQKGARPSGQKGARPPAQKGARPPAQKGARPPAQKGARPPSQKGAAPARKNRA, via the coding sequence ATGGCCACCATTGGTATGTTcaacgaggagggcgagaaTGTCGACCTCTACATCCCGCGCAAGTGCCACGCGACCAACACGCTGATTGAGGCGCACGAccacgccgccgtgcagATCTCGATCGCGAACGTTGGCCCGAACGGCGTGATCAAcggcacgacgacgacgctgtgCATTGCCGGCTACCTGCGCTCGCAGGGCGAGTCGGACCACGCGATCAACCACATCACGATCGACCGCGGCATCATGCGCATCAAGACCGGCAAGCCGAAGCGCGTGTCCAAGTCGAAGTCGAAGAAGCCtaccgctggtgctgctggccaGAAGGGTGCGCGCCCGCCTGCCCAGAAGGGTGCCCGCCCGTCTGGCCAGAAGGGTGCCCGCCCGCCTGCCCAGAAGGGTGCTCGCCCGCCTGCCCAGAAGGGTGCTCGCCCGCCTGCCCAGAAGGGTGCTCGCCCGCCTTCGCAGAAGGGTGCCGCTCCGGCTCGCAAGAACCGTGCTTAA